The following proteins come from a genomic window of Sorghum bicolor cultivar BTx623 chromosome 3, Sorghum_bicolor_NCBIv3, whole genome shotgun sequence:
- the LOC8078665 gene encoding linoleate 9S-lipoxygenase 2, with protein sequence MIGKIIGDITGSNKHAQLKGNVVLVRKTVLGLDVTSIAGSLLDGVGEFLGRGVTCQLISSTVVDPNNGNRGKVGAEASLEKWLLNPPPLLSGENKFHVTFDWEVEKQGIPGAIIVKNNHASEFFLKTITLDDVPGHGTVVFVANSWIYPQSKYRYNRVFFSNDTYLPSQMPAALKPYRDDELRNLRGDDQQGPYKEHDRVYRYDVYNDLGLPDSGNPRPVLGGNKELPYPRRCRTGRKPTRTDPNSERRLTVVEGDVYVPRDERFGHIKKSDFYGYAIKALVNAVIPAIRTYVDLSPGEFNSFKDIIKLYEGGIQLPKIPVLEDLRKQFPLELVKDVLPVGGDYLLKLPMPQIIKEDKTGWMTDEEFGREILAGVNPMIVRRLTEFPPRSTLDPSKYGDHTSTITEAHLENKLEGLTVQQALEGNRLYILDHHDNFMPFLIRINNLEGNFIYATRTVLFLRGDGTLVPVAIELSLPELRDGLTTAKSTVYTPTSTTGAEAWVWHLAKAFANVTDYCWHQLVSHWLNTHAVMEPFIIATNRQLSVTHPVHKLLLPHYRDTMNINSNARQMLVNAGGLFETTVFPRQYAFEMSAVIYKNWNFTEQALPDDLIKRGMAVADASSPYKVKLLVEDYPYASDGLAIWHAIEQWVTEYLGIYYPNDGVLQADVELQAWWKEVREVGHADLKDEPWWPKMETVAELVKACTTIIWIASALHAAVNFGQYPYAGYIPNRPSVSRKPMPAPGSEEYAELGKNPEKVFVRTITSQFQTLVGISLLEILSSHSSDEVYLGQRDTPEWTSDAKAQEAFRRFGARLTEIESRVMTMNADPSLKNRNGPAKFPYTLLYPNTSDKNGDAAGITAKGIPNSISI encoded by the exons ATGATCGGAAAGATAATCGGAGACATCACGGGCAGCAACAAGCATGCGCAGCTCAAGGGCAACGTGGTGCTCGTGCGCAAGACCGTGCTCGGCTTGGACGTCACCAGCATCGCCGGCTCCCTCCTCGACGGCGTTGGCGAGTTCCTCGGACGCGGCGTCACCTGCCAGCTTATCAGCTCCACCGTCGTCGACCCCA ACAATGGCAACCGCGGGAAGGTGGGCGCGGAGGCGAGCCTGGAGAAGTGGCTGCTGAACCCGCCGCCGCTTCTGTCCGGCGAGAACAAGTTCCACGTCACCTTCGACTGGGAGGTGGAGAAGCAGGGCATTCCAGGCGCCATCATCGTCAAGAACAACCACGCCTCCGAGTTCTTCCTCAAGACCATCACCCTCGACGACGTCCCCGGCCACGGCACCGTCGTCTTCGTCGCCAACTCATGGATCTACCCGCAGTCCAAGTACCGCTACAACCGCGTCTTCTTCTCCAACGAC ACGTACCTGCCCAGCCAGATGCCGGCGGCGCTCAAGCCTTACCGCGACGACGAGCTCCGGAACCTGAGGGGCGACGACCAGCAAGGCCCGTACAAGGAGCATGACCGCGTCTACCGCTACGACGTCTACAACGACCTCGGCCTGCCTGACAGCGGCAACCCGCGGCCCGTCCTCGGCGGCAACAAGGAGCTCCCCTACCCGCGCCGCTGCCGCACCGGGCGGAAACCCACCAGAACCG ACCCCAACAGCGAGAGAAGGCTGACGGTGGTCGAGGGCGACGTCTACGTGCCGCGCGACGAgcgtttcggccacatcaagaaGTCGGACTTCTACGGCTACGCGATCAAGGCGCTCGTGAACGCCGTCATCCCGGCGATCCGCACCTACGTCGACCTGTCGCCCGGCGAGTTCAACTCCTTCAAGGACATCATCAAGCTCTACGAGGGCGGCATCCAGCTGCCCAAAATACCAGTCCTTGAAGACCTGCGGAAGCAGTTCCCGCTCGAGCTCGTCAAGGACGTCCTCCCCGTCGGCGGCGACTACCTCCTCAAGCTCCCCATGCCGCAAATCATCAAAG AGGACAAGACAGGTTGGATGACCGATGAGGAGTTTGGACGGGAGATTCTCGCCGGCGTCAACCCCATGATCGTCAGGCGTCTCACG GAGTTCCCTCCCAGAAGCACCCTTGACCCCAGCAAGTACGGTGACCACACGAGCACCATCACGGAGGCGCACCTCGAGAACAAGCTGGAGGGCCTCACCGTGCAGCAGGCGCTGGAAGGCAACCGGCTCTACATCCTGGACCACCACGACAACTTCATGCCGTTCCTGATCAGGATCAACAACCTGGAGGGCAACTTCATCTACGCCACCAGGACCGTGCTGTTCCTGCGCGGCGACGGCACGCTGGTGCCGGTGGCCATCGAGCTGAGCCTGCCGGAGCTCCGGGACGGCCTGACCACCGCCAAGAGCACCGTGTACACGCCCACGTCGACCACCGGCGCGGAGGCCTGGGTGTGGCACCTCGCCAAGGCCTTCGCTAACGTCACCGACTACTGCTGGCACCAGCTGGTCAGCCACTGGCTCAACACGCACGCCGTCATGGAGCCGTTCATCATCGCGACCAACCGGCAGCTCAGCGTGACGCACCCCGTCCACAAGCTCCTGCTGCCGCACTACCGCGACACCATGAACATCAACTCCAACGCACGCCAGATGCTCGTCAACGCCGGCGGCCTCTTCGAGACAACCGTCTTCCCGCGCCAGTACGCGTTCGAGATGTCCGCCGTCATCTACAAGAACTGGAACTTCACCGAGCAGGCTCTCCCTGACGACCTAATCAAGAG GGGCATGGCGGTTGCCGATGCATCGAGCCCGTACAAGGTGAAGCTGCTGGTGGAGGACTACCCATACGCGTCGGACGGGCTGGCAATCTGGCACGCGATCGAGCAGTGGGTGACGGAGTACCTGGGCATCTACTACCCCAACGACGGCGTGCTGCAGGCGGACGTGGAGCTGCAGGCATGGTGGAAGGAGGTGCGCGAGGTCGGGCACGCCGACCTCAAGGACGAGCCATGGTGGCCCAAGATGGAGACGGTGGCGGAGCTCGTCAAGGCCTGCACCACCATCATCTGGATCGCGTCGGCGCTCCACGCCGCCGTCAACTTCGGGCAGTACCCGTACGCCGGGTACATTCCCAACCGTCCGTCGGTCAGCCGGAAGCCGATGCCGGCGCCGGGCAGCGAGGAGTACGCGGAGCTGGGGAAGAACCCGGAGAAGGTGTTCGTGCGCACCATCACGAGCCAGTTCCAGACACTCGTCGGCATCTCGCTGCTGGAGATCCTGTCCAGCCACTCCTCCGACGAGGTGTACCTCGGCCAGCGCGACACGCCGGAGTGGACGTCGGACGCCAAG